The following proteins are co-located in the Acanthochromis polyacanthus isolate Apoly-LR-REF ecotype Palm Island chromosome 7, KAUST_Apoly_ChrSc, whole genome shotgun sequence genome:
- the asphd2 gene encoding aspartate beta-hydroxylase domain-containing protein 2: MEWSLESVREMVAGGMQSIRECEICAFAIAMCVLLLFMWYCYRVGREHGSSPLRGRYLAGPGRIGGVVGGFMSSDCRGRGKGKHGSLLEEQNGFAFCQSSECFRCTSAGESLNQRLYHSLQDYAKRYTWSGMGRVHKGVRDQGRYLNSRPTIQRPEVFFLPDLPSAPFFSREVQRHDVELLEQSFPALLAEFESIYHQPPARSGSSLPPGWKVNSTPRGQWWTYYLVNQGTPLVLNVRRCPRAWRVLGQLRTFIANNVFGNACFSVLTPGALITEHYGPTNVRLRCHLGLRVPPSCELVVGGEPQCWSEGSCLLFDDSFLHRAFHEGGAEDGPRVVFMVDLWHPNVAAAERQALDYIFTPGRLEDKEGK; encoded by the exons ATGGAGTGGTCACTAGAGAGTGTGAGGGAGATGGTGGCAGGAGGGATGCAGTCTATAAGGGAGTGTGAGATCTGTGCTTTTGCCATAGCcatgtgtgtgctgctgctgttcatgtGGTATTGCTACAGGGTGGGCCGGGAGCACGGCTCCAGCCCCCTGCGTGGGCGGTACCTGGCCGGGCCTGGTCGGATCGGAGGGGTGGTGGGGGGCTTCATGAGTTCAGACTGTCGCGGCAGGGGCAAAGGGAAGCACGGGTCGCTGCTGGAGGAGCAGAACGGCTTCGCTTTCTGTCAGTCGTCCGAGTGCTTCCGCTGCACAAGTGCAGGGGAGAGTCTGAACCAGAGGCTCTATCACAGCCTGCAGGATTACGCCAAGCGCTACACCTGGTCAGGTATGGGCAGGGTGCACAAAGGAGTCCGGGACCAAGGCCGGTACCTCAACAGCCGACCCACCATCCAGCGGCCAGAGGTGTTCTTCCTCCCCGACCTACCGTCAGCCCCTTTCTTCTCCAGAGAAGTGCAGAGACATGACGTGGAGCTGCTGGAGCAGAGCTTCCCCGCCCTCCTGGCAGAGTTTGAGAGCATCTACCACCAGCCTCCGGCCCGCAGCGGCTCCTCGCTGCCACCAGGCTGGAAGGTCAACAGCACTCCTCGTGGGCAGTGGTGGACCTACTACCTGGTCAACCAAGGCACCCCTCTGGTTCTGAATGTCAGGAGATGCCCTCGGGCCTGGAGGGTGCTGGGCCAGCTGCGCACCTTCATCGCTAACAACGTGTTTGGAAACGCCTGCTTCTCTGTGCTGACGCCTGGAGCTCTCATCACCGAGCATTACGGTCCAACAAATGTCAGGCTGCGCTGCCACCTGG GTCTCAGAGTGCCCCCTTCCTGTGAGCTGGTCGTCGGTGGAGAGCCACAGTGCTGGTCTGAGGGCAGCTGTCTGCTTTTCGATGACTCCTTCCTCCACAGGGCTTTCCACGAGG GCGGCGCAGAGGACGGCCCCAGGGTGGTCTTCATGGTGGACCTGTGGCACCCCAACGTGGCCGCTGCTGAGAGACAAGCCTTGGACTACATTTTTACTCCGGGCCGTTTGGAGGACAAGGAGGGAAAATAG